A segment of the Chryseobacterium scophthalmum genome:
AAAGATTATTATACTTTTAGTTTAAAAAAGTTCGTAAAAGATGAAAATCAAAGATTTTAAAAAAAACTACTGTGTTCTTCTAATACAGCGAATCTCAAACTTGAAGTAACTAATGTGTTCAAAAACTTTTGTGACTTTTGTGGTTTAAAAAATTATTAATCAACCGTAAAAGTCGAATACTTTTTGTCCTTCAAAAATAGCAATAAATCTACCAAAACATTATACGTTTTTTCCGAGGTATCGTGAAGAAGAATAATGCTTCCTTTTTTTAGATTTTTCGTGATTCTTTTGTAGATTTTCTTTTCATTTTCTGTGATTGTATCTAAAGAACGTACATTCCAGCCAATGCTTTTTTTCTGAGTTTTCTTGATTGCTTTTGCAATATTCGGATTGGTAACTCCGAAAGGCGGTCTGTACAAATCGGTTTGAATATTTCCGACTTTCATTATCATTTCATCACATTTATCAATTTCCTCAATCATTTTTTGAGTTGATAAAAATCCAGTATTATTAGAATGTGAAAACGTATGATTTCCAATGGTGTGACCTTCTGCAATAATTCTTTGAAAAGTTTCGGGATATTTTTCAATCTGCTTTCCGATGCAGAAAAAAGTAGCTTTTACGTTATTTTCTTTTAATAAATCTAAAAACTTCGGTGTAAATTCTGTAGGTCCATCATCAAAAGTCAAAGCAACTTCTTTTATTTTGGTACGTTTGTGCGTAAAGCTTTTGACAAAATATCCTAATGTGATATCAAAAGAACCCC
Coding sequences within it:
- a CDS encoding polysaccharide deacetylase family protein, which codes for MKHYPFILFYLFCNVFIYAFHGSFWVYLFLFLVFSAVVVWGSFDITLGYFVKSFTHKRTKIKEVALTFDDGPTEFTPKFLDLLKENNVKATFFCIGKQIEKYPETFQRIIAEGHTIGNHTFSHSNNTGFLSTQKMIEEIDKCDEMIMKVGNIQTDLYRPPFGVTNPNIAKAIKKTQKKSIGWNVRSLDTITENEKKIYKRITKNLKKGSIILLHDTSEKTYNVLVDLLLFLKDKKYSTFTVD